One window from the genome of Enterobacteriaceae bacterium Kacie_13 encodes:
- a CDS encoding cellulase family glycosylhydrolase — translation MTFLNKKIFNKSTVACLLLAMSFSCVAENVSIKKVANVPADFIKGADISTLIDVEKHGGKFFDENHKQQDAIVILKQNGFNYVRLRLWVDPKDAAGKPYGGGNNDLATTLELAKRAKAQGFKILLDFHYSDFWTDPGKQFRPKSWAKMDYPQLKTAIHDYSRDVIAQFRQQGVVPDMVQVGNEMNGGILWPEGKSWGEGGGEFDRLAGLLNAAISGVRADEKDPSKIKIMLHLAEGTKNDTFRWWFDEINQRNVPYDVIGLSFYTYWNGPISALQTNMDDISKRYNKDVIVVEVAYGYSTKNCDAAENSFNEKEAKDGGYPGTVQGQADFLSDMIKSLVAVPGNRGKGLFYWEPTWIPVNGAGWATSAGMTYINDHWKEGNARENQALFSCEGQVLPSIKVFN, via the coding sequence ATGACTTTCCTGAATAAAAAGATTTTCAACAAAAGTACGGTTGCCTGCCTGTTACTGGCGATGTCATTTTCCTGCGTGGCGGAAAACGTCAGCATAAAAAAGGTCGCCAACGTTCCGGCAGATTTCATCAAAGGCGCGGACATTTCCACACTGATTGATGTGGAAAAGCACGGCGGCAAGTTCTTTGATGAGAACCACAAGCAGCAGGATGCGATAGTGATCCTCAAACAGAACGGTTTTAACTACGTGCGCCTGCGTTTGTGGGTCGATCCGAAAGATGCAGCGGGCAAGCCCTACGGCGGCGGCAATAACGACCTGGCGACCACGCTGGAACTGGCGAAGCGTGCCAAAGCGCAGGGCTTCAAAATCCTGCTCGACTTCCATTACAGCGACTTCTGGACCGATCCGGGCAAACAGTTCAGGCCAAAAAGCTGGGCGAAGATGGATTATCCGCAGCTGAAAACCGCCATTCACGATTACAGCCGTGATGTGATAGCGCAGTTCCGCCAGCAGGGCGTGGTGCCTGATATGGTGCAGGTCGGCAATGAAATGAACGGAGGGATCTTGTGGCCTGAGGGCAAAAGCTGGGGTGAGGGCGGCGGCGAGTTTGACCGTCTGGCCGGACTGCTGAATGCGGCAATTTCCGGCGTGCGGGCGGATGAGAAAGACCCGTCGAAAATTAAAATTATGCTGCATCTGGCCGAAGGCACTAAGAACGATACCTTCCGCTGGTGGTTCGATGAGATTAATCAACGCAACGTGCCTTACGACGTTATTGGCCTGTCGTTTTACACCTACTGGAACGGCCCGATTTCCGCGCTGCAAACTAACATGGACGACATCAGTAAACGCTACAACAAAGACGTGATCGTTGTCGAAGTAGCGTATGGCTACAGCACTAAAAACTGCGATGCCGCCGAGAACAGCTTCAACGAGAAAGAAGCCAAAGACGGCGGTTATCCGGGCACCGTACAGGGGCAGGCCGATTTCCTCAGCGACATGATCAAAAGTCTGGTAGCCGTGCCGGGGAACCGTGGCAAAGGCTTGTTCTACTGGGAACCCACCTGGATCCCGGTGAACGGCGCGGGCTGGGCGACATCGGCCGGAATGACCTACATCAACGACCACTGGAAAGAGGGCAACGCCCGCGAAAACCAGGCGCTGTTCAGCTGTGAAGGTCAGGTTTTACCTTCCATCAAAGTTTTCAACTGA
- a CDS encoding beta-galactosidase — MTKFPLLSSKVSGLLHGADYNPEQWLDHPDVLVRDVEMMKEARCNVMSVGIFSWSALEPEEGRYTFDWMDQVLNRLHENGISVFLATPSGARPAWMSQKYPQVLRVGRDRVPALHGGRHNHCMSSPVYREKVQLMNGQLAKRYAHHPAVIGWHISNEYGGECHCDTCQEQFRDWLKARYVTLDALNKAWWSTFWSHTYTGWSQLESPSPQGESGVHGLNLDWRRFNTFQVTRFCSEEIRPLKAENPALPATTNFMEYFYDYDYWKLAGVLDFISWDSYPMWHTRKDDIGLAAYTAMYHDLMRTLKQGKPFVLMESTPSFTNWQPTSKLKKPGMHILSSLQAVAHGADSVQYFQWRKSRGSSEKFHGAVVDHVGHIDTRVGREVAELGSILSALAPVAGSRVEAKVAIIFDWESRWAMDDAMGPRNAGLHYENTVADHYRALWAQGIAVDVINADCDLQGYHLVIAPMLYMVREGVGERISNFVQTGGRFVATYWSGIVNETDLCFLNGFPGPLRPVLGIWAEEIDSLTDDQHNSVAGVEGNALGLSGPYRASQLCEVIHLEGAAALATYGDDFYAGNPAVTVNLYGKGQAYYVASRNDQQFHTDFFTALANEMKLPRAIDTLLPEGVTAARRTDGESEFIFLQNYNADSQTVTLPQDYQDIVHGGNLPRKLTLPAFGCQILTRKITQ, encoded by the coding sequence ATGACGAAATTCCCTCTTCTGAGCAGTAAGGTTTCCGGTCTGTTACACGGCGCGGATTATAACCCCGAGCAATGGCTGGATCACCCCGACGTGCTGGTGCGCGATGTCGAAATGATGAAAGAAGCACGCTGCAACGTGATGTCAGTGGGGATTTTCAGCTGGTCAGCATTGGAGCCTGAAGAAGGCCGCTACACCTTTGACTGGATGGATCAGGTGCTAAACCGCCTGCATGAAAACGGTATTTCGGTGTTTCTCGCCACCCCAAGCGGCGCGCGTCCGGCCTGGATGTCGCAGAAATATCCGCAGGTTCTGCGCGTCGGGCGCGACCGCGTTCCCGCCCTGCACGGCGGGCGTCACAATCATTGCATGAGCTCACCGGTTTACCGCGAAAAAGTGCAGCTGATGAACGGCCAGCTGGCGAAGCGTTACGCGCACCATCCGGCGGTGATTGGCTGGCACATCTCCAATGAATATGGCGGCGAATGCCATTGCGATACTTGTCAGGAGCAGTTCCGCGACTGGCTGAAAGCCCGTTATGTCACGCTCGATGCGCTGAACAAAGCCTGGTGGAGCACCTTCTGGAGCCATACTTATACCGGCTGGTCACAGCTTGAATCGCCATCGCCGCAGGGTGAAAGTGGCGTGCACGGTTTAAATCTCGACTGGCGGCGCTTTAACACCTTTCAGGTCACGCGTTTTTGCAGCGAAGAGATCCGACCGCTGAAAGCCGAAAATCCGGCGTTGCCCGCGACCACCAACTTCATGGAATATTTCTACGATTACGATTACTGGAAACTCGCCGGAGTGCTGGATTTCATCTCATGGGACAGCTACCCGATGTGGCACACCCGAAAGGATGATATCGGTCTCGCTGCCTATACCGCGATGTATCACGATCTGATGCGTACCCTCAAGCAGGGTAAGCCTTTTGTGCTGATGGAATCGACGCCGAGTTTCACTAACTGGCAGCCGACCAGCAAACTTAAAAAACCGGGAATGCACATTCTGTCTTCCTTGCAGGCGGTCGCCCACGGAGCCGATTCCGTCCAGTATTTTCAGTGGCGTAAAAGCCGCGGTTCATCCGAGAAATTCCACGGTGCGGTAGTCGATCACGTCGGGCACATAGATACCCGCGTCGGGCGCGAAGTCGCTGAACTTGGTTCGATTTTATCGGCATTAGCGCCGGTGGCGGGCAGCCGCGTGGAAGCCAAAGTCGCCATCATCTTCGACTGGGAAAGCCGCTGGGCGATGGATGATGCGATGGGGCCGCGTAACGCCGGGCTGCATTACGAAAATACCGTCGCCGATCATTACCGTGCCCTGTGGGCGCAGGGAATTGCGGTGGACGTTATCAACGCAGACTGTGATTTGCAGGGCTACCATCTGGTGATCGCCCCAATGCTTTATATGGTGCGTGAAGGCGTCGGTGAACGCATCAGCAACTTCGTTCAGACAGGCGGACGCTTTGTCGCCACCTACTGGAGCGGCATCGTCAACGAAACCGATTTATGCTTCCTTAATGGATTCCCCGGACCGTTGCGTCCGGTGCTGGGTATCTGGGCGGAAGAGATCGACAGCCTGACCGATGACCAGCACAACAGCGTTGCGGGTGTCGAAGGCAACGCGCTGGGGCTCAGCGGCCCGTACCGCGCCTCGCAGCTTTGCGAAGTGATCCATCTGGAAGGGGCGGCAGCGCTGGCCACCTACGGCGACGATTTCTATGCCGGTAATCCGGCCGTGACCGTGAATTTGTACGGTAAAGGGCAGGCGTATTACGTGGCATCGCGTAACGACCAGCAGTTCCATACCGATTTCTTTACTGCGCTGGCGAATGAAATGAAGTTGCCGCGTGCTATCGATACGCTGCTGCCGGAAGGGGTTACCGCCGCACGCCGCACTGATGGCGAAAGTGAGTTTATCTTCCTGCAAAACTATAATGCTGACAGCCAGACCGTTACATTGCCGCAGGATTATCAGGATATCGTTCACGGTGGAAATCTGCCGCGAAAACTGACGTTACCGGCATTTGGCTGTCAGATCCTGACGCGTAAAATCACACAATAA
- a CDS encoding PTS sugar transporter: MVNIKDFMHVFSAKNKNLKDEVPPSTDVALLIEALGGHDNIINVDACITRLRVKVRELKRVNSGAIQQTGAIGVVIIGQEVHAIFGKQSDSLKKLMTEKFGLQSN; the protein is encoded by the coding sequence ATGGTCAATATTAAAGACTTTATGCATGTGTTCTCGGCGAAGAATAAAAACCTGAAAGATGAAGTACCACCGTCCACCGACGTAGCGTTATTAATAGAAGCGCTTGGCGGGCACGATAATATTATAAATGTCGATGCCTGTATTACCCGTCTGCGCGTGAAGGTCAGAGAATTAAAGCGCGTTAATTCAGGCGCTATCCAGCAGACCGGCGCAATTGGCGTGGTGATTATCGGCCAGGAAGTGCATGCGATATTCGGTAAGCAGTCCGACAGCCTGAAGAAACTGATGACTGAGAAGTTTGGCTTACAGAGCAATTAA
- a CDS encoding maltoporin — translation MKHNLRTLAVAVSLAITAGPAVANDIDFHGYLRSGLGVSGSGSLEQFQKNKVGRLGNENDTYGEVELGSEVYKKDDVSFYVDSMVSMVSDGSNDDESTVNDDAQFGLRQLNLQIKGLVPWDKDAVIWGGKRYYQRHDLHIIDTKYWNISGAGAGVENLKLGEGALSVAWIRGDANDVDYRVDGDNDVNINYIDVRYAGIKPWSGAWMEIGADYAMPNLTHDQKEYGGLYDADNGVMLTGEISQDMWGGYNKLVLQYADKGLAQNMISQGGGWYDMWNYTNDATGYRGIITGLIPITSKFSLNHVLTYGHADNITAYTDTTELVSLVGRAQYQWTDYVRTIGEVGTFYQKDDYKNGSNYKQGGQKYTLAMGLAAGPEFMSRPELRVFASYLNDSEHGDTFEDHTKSDTWNFGVQVEAWW, via the coding sequence ATGAAACACAACTTACGCACTCTGGCTGTGGCGGTTTCCCTCGCCATCACGGCAGGCCCTGCAGTGGCAAACGATATTGATTTTCATGGCTATCTGCGTTCAGGGCTGGGTGTTTCCGGCAGTGGCAGCTTAGAACAGTTCCAGAAAAATAAAGTCGGTCGACTGGGCAACGAAAACGACACTTACGGTGAAGTCGAACTGGGCAGTGAAGTCTACAAAAAGGACGACGTGAGTTTTTATGTCGATTCCATGGTCAGTATGGTTTCCGACGGCTCAAATGATGATGAAAGTACCGTTAACGACGACGCGCAGTTCGGCCTGCGTCAGCTGAATCTGCAAATCAAAGGGCTCGTGCCCTGGGATAAAGATGCGGTGATCTGGGGCGGTAAACGCTACTACCAGCGCCACGACTTACACATCATCGACACCAAGTACTGGAATATCTCCGGTGCGGGTGCCGGGGTGGAAAACCTGAAGCTGGGCGAAGGTGCGCTGTCTGTGGCGTGGATCCGAGGCGATGCCAATGACGTAGATTACCGCGTCGACGGCGACAATGACGTCAACATCAACTACATCGACGTGCGTTATGCCGGGATCAAACCGTGGAGCGGTGCGTGGATGGAAATCGGCGCTGACTACGCCATGCCGAATCTCACGCACGATCAGAAAGAGTACGGCGGCCTGTATGACGCGGATAACGGCGTGATGCTGACCGGCGAAATCAGTCAGGACATGTGGGGCGGCTATAACAAACTGGTTTTACAGTACGCGGACAAAGGCCTGGCGCAGAACATGATCTCCCAGGGTGGCGGTTGGTATGACATGTGGAATTACACCAATGATGCCACCGGTTATCGCGGTATCATCACGGGTCTGATCCCCATCACCAGCAAGTTCAGCCTTAACCACGTGCTGACCTATGGCCACGCGGATAACATCACGGCATACACCGACACGACCGAACTGGTCTCGCTGGTCGGCCGTGCGCAGTATCAGTGGACGGATTATGTCCGTACCATCGGTGAAGTGGGTACTTTCTACCAGAAAGATGATTACAAGAACGGCTCCAACTACAAGCAAGGCGGCCAGAAATACACCCTGGCGATGGGTCTGGCGGCAGGTCCTGAATTTATGTCTCGCCCTGAACTGCGCGTGTTTGCGTCTTATCTGAATGACTCAGAGCACGGCGATACGTTTGAAGATCATACTAAATCCGACACCTGGAACTTTGGGGTTCAGGTTGAGGCCTGGTGGTAA
- a CDS encoding LacI family DNA-binding transcriptional regulator: MKSKSSTLEDVARYAGVSYQTVSRVLNKSANVSDATRLKVEQAIEVLRYVPNRLAQQLVGKQSFTLGLVTTSLALHAPSQIAASVKKYAYQAGYQVLISMIDEDVNQSIQDSINELKSQRVDRVIINIPLESAEAEQIYENNRDILCLFVDVDPTSPVFNVCFNPADGSRASVEYLLELGHREFALLAGPEDSVSSRLRLKSWQETLMEKGLEPVTVIHGDWSAKSGYYNALQMLRETPQFTAILVGNDQMALGVISALHQHNVAIPQQVSIVGYDDTYDSAFFHPALTTVSLDLDLQSKEAVERLLATKNDVTVSKVLPARLVVRNSTRAPGGQDKDLNQIADQLDKLASQLRGQ, from the coding sequence ATGAAATCGAAAAGTTCGACATTAGAAGATGTTGCCCGCTACGCTGGCGTGTCTTATCAGACCGTTTCGCGGGTTTTGAACAAGTCCGCCAACGTATCTGACGCCACCCGTCTTAAAGTCGAGCAGGCGATTGAAGTCCTGCGTTATGTACCGAACCGACTGGCACAGCAGCTGGTCGGTAAACAAAGTTTCACACTGGGGCTGGTTACCACGTCGCTGGCGCTCCACGCTCCTTCGCAAATAGCCGCTTCCGTCAAAAAATATGCGTATCAGGCCGGTTATCAGGTGCTGATTTCGATGATTGACGAGGACGTGAATCAAAGCATTCAGGATTCCATTAACGAGCTGAAATCCCAGCGGGTCGATCGCGTTATTATCAACATCCCGCTGGAAAGTGCCGAAGCGGAGCAGATCTACGAGAACAATCGCGACATTTTGTGCTTGTTCGTCGACGTCGATCCGACCAGCCCGGTGTTTAACGTCTGCTTCAATCCTGCCGACGGGTCGCGCGCCAGCGTCGAGTATCTGCTGGAGTTAGGCCACCGGGAGTTCGCGCTGCTGGCGGGGCCGGAGGATTCGGTGTCATCGCGCCTGCGTCTCAAAAGCTGGCAGGAGACGCTGATGGAGAAAGGGTTAGAACCGGTGACGGTGATTCACGGCGACTGGAGCGCGAAAAGTGGCTATTACAACGCGCTGCAAATGCTGCGTGAAACGCCGCAGTTTACCGCGATACTGGTGGGAAATGACCAGATGGCGCTGGGCGTTATCAGCGCGCTGCATCAGCATAATGTGGCCATTCCACAGCAGGTGTCGATCGTTGGCTACGATGACACCTACGACAGCGCGTTCTTCCATCCGGCGCTGACCACGGTGTCGCTGGATCTGGATCTGCAAAGCAAAGAGGCGGTCGAACGTCTGCTGGCGACTAAAAATGACGTTACTGTTTCTAAAGTCTTACCGGCCAGGCTGGTTGTGCGTAATTCCACCCGTGCACCGGGCGGACAGGACAAAGACCTGAACCAGATCGCCGATCAGCTCGATAAACTTGCTTCGCAGTTGCGCGGCCAGTAA
- a CDS encoding DUF805 domain-containing protein, producing MTLWQCYLQGWKGYVKFAGRATRKEFWVFTLGNILLMVLLVMGIVSFFSMAGDPYIGVLYAGMAYSLFALVLALPLLAVGIRRMHDIGRSGWWFGGVYLAGVISRLLNIILNQYATPETYAMLNVVLGILLGWIPLLGIIYLCCQKSKTSVDLQKPVIAE from the coding sequence ATGACCTTATGGCAGTGTTATTTACAGGGCTGGAAAGGCTATGTGAAATTTGCGGGCAGGGCGACCAGAAAGGAGTTTTGGGTCTTCACGCTGGGTAATATCTTGTTGATGGTCCTGCTGGTGATGGGCATCGTGTCATTCTTCTCTATGGCGGGCGATCCTTACATCGGCGTGTTGTATGCCGGAATGGCGTATAGCCTTTTCGCGCTCGTACTGGCGTTGCCACTGCTCGCCGTCGGTATCCGCCGTATGCACGACATTGGCCGCTCCGGTTGGTGGTTTGGCGGCGTCTATCTGGCGGGCGTCATTTCACGATTGCTGAACATCATCCTAAATCAATATGCAACGCCTGAGACCTACGCCATGCTGAATGTGGTACTGGGTATTCTCCTCGGCTGGATCCCGCTGTTAGGGATTATCTATCTCTGCTGCCAGAAATCTAAAACGTCGGTGGATTTGCAAAAACCGGTCATTGCTGAATAA
- the citG gene encoding triphosphoribosyl-dephospho-CoA synthase CitG yields MAGNALTDLPFSTHTGEINITERATLALREEVWLTPKPGLVDSANNGAHSDMSLPLFLRSIDAISPWLKQFYALGQQSFLQPAGSMLMVIRPAGLACEQAMFSATRGVNTHKGGIFSLGLLCTAAGRLTARQLPLTRSGLCAEVAAMTQGLVERELMPFRRPVTAGERLFQAHGMTGARGEVQSGFLTLRRHIFPHWFEETCPHRRSLSALLRLMAVNPDTNLVSRGGLGGLHFVQGYARRLLGSGWSTEDLQEMDQALIARNLSPGGSADLLAVATVLMAFP; encoded by the coding sequence ATGGCTGGCAACGCACTCACTGATTTACCCTTTTCCACGCATACTGGCGAAATCAATATCACCGAACGGGCTACGCTGGCGCTTCGCGAAGAAGTCTGGCTGACGCCCAAACCGGGTCTGGTCGACAGCGCCAATAACGGTGCACATTCCGACATGAGTCTGCCGCTTTTTCTGCGCAGCATCGATGCTATCTCACCGTGGCTGAAACAATTTTACGCCCTCGGTCAGCAAAGTTTTTTGCAACCTGCGGGCTCAATGCTGATGGTTATCCGTCCTGCCGGGCTAGCCTGCGAACAGGCAATGTTTAGCGCAACTCGTGGCGTGAATACTCACAAGGGCGGAATTTTCTCTTTGGGATTGCTCTGTACGGCGGCAGGCCGTCTGACGGCACGCCAGCTGCCGCTCACGCGTTCCGGTTTATGCGCAGAAGTGGCTGCGATGACGCAAGGGCTGGTCGAACGTGAACTGATGCCCTTCCGCCGTCCGGTGACCGCCGGTGAGCGCCTGTTTCAGGCACACGGAATGACTGGCGCGCGCGGAGAAGTGCAGAGCGGATTCCTCACCCTGCGTCGTCACATCTTCCCGCACTGGTTTGAGGAAACTTGCCCGCATCGCCGCAGCCTGAGCGCACTACTGCGCCTGATGGCGGTAAATCCGGACACCAATCTGGTGTCACGCGGCGGGCTGGGCGGGCTGCATTTCGTGCAAGGCTATGCCCGGCGGTTACTGGGATCCGGCTGGAGCACGGAGGATTTACAGGAAATGGATCAGGCACTGATCGCCCGAAATCTCAGTCCCGGCGGCAGCGCGGATTTGCTGGCTGTTGCCACTGTGCTGATGGCTTTTCCATAG
- the citX gene encoding citrate lyase holo-[acyl-carrier protein] synthase: MIHMTPVFAGVSLEEMLAAKEQRAARQTNWLTHFSHTLISLTLVSPGPMKDSLTYRQVMREALRCAEDTLQRHSWLVLKHQVLWLPTGAEAFWCIEHTAQEVKAAMVELEHSHVLGRLWDFDVICPQAGVVGRRSLGYAGRRCLICEEPAHACARSHQHPLAQVLAKMEALIDGWQRTH, encoded by the coding sequence ATGATACATATGACGCCTGTGTTTGCAGGCGTCAGTCTGGAGGAAATGCTGGCGGCGAAAGAACAGCGCGCCGCACGGCAAACCAACTGGCTGACACATTTCTCACATACGCTGATTTCGCTCACGCTGGTATCGCCGGGGCCGATGAAAGATTCGCTGACTTACCGGCAGGTGATGCGTGAAGCGTTACGGTGCGCCGAAGACACACTGCAGCGGCACAGTTGGCTTGTGCTGAAACACCAGGTTCTCTGGTTGCCAACCGGCGCAGAGGCGTTTTGGTGCATTGAGCACACTGCGCAAGAAGTGAAAGCGGCAATGGTTGAACTGGAGCATTCGCACGTACTGGGTCGGCTGTGGGATTTCGACGTGATTTGCCCGCAGGCGGGTGTCGTTGGCCGCCGGTCGCTGGGTTACGCTGGCCGCCGTTGCCTCATCTGCGAAGAACCGGCACATGCCTGCGCTCGTTCGCATCAGCATCCACTGGCGCAGGTGCTGGCAAAGATGGAGGCGCTGATCGATGGCTGGCAACGCACTCACTGA
- the citF gene encoding citrate lyase subunit alpha, which translates to MSHLTEALHVNSPYMNDKHLQHLVPFEGAHRATPYLANPDARLHRKLCNSLEHAIARSGLKDGMTISFHHAFREGDQVINCVVETLARLGFKNLTLASSSLMSCNDALIEPIRSGVIRRIYTSGMRGKLADAISHGLMEEPVQIHSHGGRVKLLQDGELKIDVAFLGVPCSDEFGNANGTHGKSCCGSLGYAMVDAQFARTVVLLTEALVPFPNLPASLIQDQVDYIVKVDQVGDPAKISVGAARVTSNPRELMIARTAAEVIEHSGYFKTGFSMQTGSGAAATACTRFMEEKMERNQITARFALGGITGSLVDLHEKGLIETLLDTQCFDAQAAASLERNPQHVEISTNVYANPGAKAACCDQLDIVILSALEIDTDFNVNVITGSDGVMRGASGGHCDVASAANLTIVVAPLLRSRIPTVVRRVTTRVTPGESIDVLVTDHGIAVNPARPEIRQRLIDAGMRVMDIESLYQRTISLTGVPKPIEFTSRIVGVIRYRDGSVIDVVHQVKEDA; encoded by the coding sequence ATGAGTCATTTGACTGAGGCATTGCACGTTAACTCCCCCTATATGAACGATAAGCATCTGCAACATCTGGTGCCTTTTGAAGGGGCACACCGCGCGACGCCCTATCTCGCCAATCCGGACGCCCGTTTGCACCGCAAACTATGCAATTCACTGGAGCACGCTATTGCACGCAGTGGACTGAAAGACGGTATGACTATCTCCTTCCATCATGCCTTTCGCGAGGGCGATCAGGTGATTAACTGCGTCGTCGAAACGTTGGCACGTCTGGGGTTTAAAAATTTGACGCTGGCCTCCAGCTCCCTGATGTCGTGCAATGACGCGCTGATCGAACCGATTCGAAGCGGTGTCATTAGGAGAATTTATACCTCAGGAATGCGCGGCAAGCTTGCGGATGCCATTTCTCATGGCCTGATGGAAGAACCGGTTCAAATTCATTCGCACGGCGGTCGCGTCAAATTATTGCAGGACGGCGAACTGAAGATCGACGTCGCCTTCCTGGGGGTTCCATGTAGCGACGAGTTTGGCAACGCCAACGGCACACACGGAAAATCCTGCTGCGGTTCACTCGGCTACGCGATGGTAGATGCGCAATTTGCCCGCACCGTTGTCCTCCTGACCGAAGCTCTGGTCCCCTTCCCGAACCTGCCCGCCAGTCTGATCCAGGATCAGGTGGATTACATAGTAAAAGTCGATCAGGTGGGCGATCCGGCAAAAATCAGCGTCGGTGCCGCCCGCGTCACCAGTAACCCGCGTGAACTGATGATTGCCCGCACCGCCGCCGAAGTCATTGAACATTCGGGCTACTTCAAAACGGGTTTTTCGATGCAAACCGGTTCTGGCGCGGCGGCCACCGCCTGCACCCGTTTTATGGAGGAAAAAATGGAGCGCAACCAGATCACTGCCCGTTTTGCCCTTGGCGGCATCACAGGCAGTCTGGTGGATTTGCATGAAAAAGGGTTGATCGAAACATTACTTGATACTCAGTGCTTCGACGCTCAGGCAGCGGCCTCGCTTGAGCGGAATCCACAGCATGTGGAAATCTCCACTAACGTTTATGCCAATCCCGGCGCTAAAGCTGCGTGCTGTGATCAGCTGGATATCGTGATTTTAAGCGCACTCGAAATCGATACCGACTTCAACGTCAACGTGATCACCGGTTCTGACGGCGTGATGCGCGGAGCCTCGGGCGGACATTGCGACGTCGCCAGCGCCGCCAATTTAACGATCGTAGTCGCGCCGCTGCTGCGCAGCCGGATCCCGACCGTCGTTCGCCGCGTAACAACCCGCGTCACACCAGGAGAAAGCATCGATGTGCTGGTGACCGATCACGGCATTGCGGTGAATCCGGCGAGACCTGAAATCCGGCAGCGACTTATTGATGCAGGAATGAGAGTCATGGATATCGAATCACTGTATCAGCGGACCATCTCCCTGACCGGCGTGCCGAAACCTATCGAGTTCACTTCACGTATCGTGGGGGTTATCCGCTACCGCGACGGCAGTGTTATCGATGTCGTTCATCAGGTAAAAGAGGACGCATAA
- the citE gene encoding citrate (pro-3S)-lyase subunit beta, protein MKKLRRSMLFLPGASAAMLSTAFIYRPDSIMFDLEDAVSLREKDSARILVFHALQHPMYRDIETVVRINQLSTPFGLKDLEAVVRAGADVVRLPKTDTPEDIFELEAHIERIERDCGRRVGSTKVMAAIESAIGVINAVAIARCSKRLIGIALAAFDYVMDMQTERGDGTELFYARCAVLHAARAAGIDAFDVVYSDINDDAGFLREVELIRKMGFNGKSLINPRQIELLHNAYAPTQEDVDYAHRVIAAAEEGESKGLGVISLNGKMIDGPIINHAQVVLERASASGMRR, encoded by the coding sequence ATGAAAAAACTTCGCCGCAGCATGCTGTTCCTGCCGGGTGCCAGCGCCGCAATGTTGTCCACGGCGTTTATCTACCGCCCGGATTCCATCATGTTTGACCTAGAGGACGCTGTTTCCCTGCGCGAAAAAGACAGCGCCCGTATTCTGGTCTTTCATGCGCTGCAACATCCCATGTATCGCGACATTGAAACCGTGGTGCGGATCAACCAGCTCTCTACACCGTTTGGCCTCAAAGATTTGGAAGCCGTGGTGCGCGCGGGCGCAGACGTGGTCAGGCTGCCAAAAACCGATACGCCGGAAGATATCTTTGAGCTGGAAGCGCATATCGAACGTATCGAGAGAGACTGCGGCCGCAGGGTCGGATCCACCAAAGTAATGGCCGCGATTGAATCCGCCATTGGTGTGATCAACGCCGTCGCCATCGCCCGCTGCTCAAAGCGCCTTATCGGTATTGCTCTGGCGGCTTTTGACTACGTGATGGATATGCAAACGGAGCGCGGCGACGGTACAGAATTATTCTACGCACGCTGCGCGGTACTTCACGCCGCGCGCGCTGCCGGAATTGATGCCTTTGACGTGGTGTACTCCGACATTAATGACGATGCGGGTTTCCTGCGTGAAGTCGAGCTTATCCGCAAAATGGGGTTCAACGGTAAATCGCTGATTAATCCGCGACAGATAGAACTGCTACATAACGCTTACGCACCGACGCAGGAAGATGTGGATTACGCACACCGCGTTATCGCTGCTGCCGAAGAAGGCGAAAGCAAGGGGCTGGGCGTGATCTCCCTGAACGGCAAAATGATTGACGGCCCGATCATCAATCACGCACAGGTGGTGCTTGAACGCGCCAGTGCTTCCGGCATGCGCCGCTAG
- the citD gene encoding citrate lyase acyl carrier protein, whose translation MNIVKEALAGTVESSDLLVKIAPASELNVVINSEVAKQFGDQIRSVVYDTLNALGVTACLLIIEDKGALDCVIRARVQSAILRAAHAEDINWETLR comes from the coding sequence ATGAACATTGTTAAAGAAGCACTGGCAGGTACGGTGGAATCCAGCGATTTGCTGGTGAAAATCGCCCCCGCCAGTGAGCTGAATGTGGTTATCAACAGCGAGGTGGCCAAACAGTTTGGCGATCAGATCCGCAGTGTTGTTTACGACACGCTGAACGCGCTGGGTGTTACCGCCTGTTTGCTGATTATAGAAGATAAAGGCGCGCTGGACTGCGTCATCCGCGCCCGCGTACAGAGCGCGATACTGCGTGCTGCTCACGCCGAAGACATCAACTGGGAGACATTACGATGA